In the Vibrio gigantis genome, one interval contains:
- a CDS encoding sensor domain-containing diguanylate cyclase, with the protein MELVMTWLWDKAHGYGIYIVVVLLIALICWHLYSRYQSHIETLLLATPSPLYFVDVRSGEILYANRQAMQLLGIRQIGVNFRFPTVESENNFRHYLTNHINSRAFEQVSVWALSEFESFKINLVGRKLHFRSTQAWMIHSSPYKNTNEELSQEVRELNVARTALDSLSELIYVKDQKGELVASNRSFKKFWHGRPEEGTLSVSGGALKGRVSERSWTTDQDGKGCLLETYQSVLLSQDGETIGTLSISHDVTDWHDMQQKLRGEMEKRKDTEVALAQRDTILQNILEASPDSIGIFNENMVYQACNKPFVAALGISEVSDLVGKRLQDVVPNSMYMRISDTDHQVLHHGKSLRYIDKVVSSDGEYTWYDVVKSPFRDPVSSTNGVLIMARDITERYLAEQKLEEANLELERLSFMDSLTQVSNRRRFDEQLSTLWHYHVREKLPLTIMLCDIDFFKGYNDFYGHQQGDDALIQVSQAFKQVLNRSSDCVARYGGEEFGFILPNTTTEGAQLVAQRIHDEVLKLGLAHEKSTVSEFITVSIGIISYIPTPDDEMESAVALADSALYQAKSDGRNRSMVHPYSIR; encoded by the coding sequence ATGGAACTGGTAATGACTTGGTTGTGGGACAAGGCGCACGGCTACGGTATTTATATCGTTGTTGTATTGCTGATTGCTCTCATCTGCTGGCATCTCTATTCTCGTTATCAGTCGCATATCGAAACGCTTTTACTCGCTACTCCATCACCACTCTACTTTGTTGATGTTCGAAGTGGCGAAATACTCTATGCCAATCGCCAAGCGATGCAGTTGCTTGGTATCCGCCAAATCGGTGTTAATTTCCGCTTTCCCACTGTGGAAAGCGAAAATAACTTTCGTCACTACTTAACCAATCACATCAACTCTCGAGCCTTTGAGCAGGTCTCTGTGTGGGCGCTTTCTGAATTTGAGTCGTTTAAGATCAACTTAGTTGGTCGTAAGCTCCATTTTAGAAGTACGCAGGCATGGATGATTCATTCCTCACCTTATAAAAATACCAATGAAGAACTGTCCCAAGAAGTTCGAGAACTGAATGTTGCTCGTACCGCTTTGGATTCTTTGTCTGAGCTGATCTATGTGAAAGATCAAAAGGGTGAGTTGGTCGCGAGTAATCGTTCGTTTAAAAAGTTTTGGCACGGTCGCCCAGAAGAGGGCACCTTGAGTGTTTCTGGTGGAGCATTAAAAGGCCGTGTTAGTGAACGTTCGTGGACAACCGACCAAGACGGCAAAGGGTGTTTACTCGAAACTTATCAAAGTGTACTGCTTTCCCAAGATGGTGAGACTATCGGCACGCTATCTATTAGCCATGATGTGACCGATTGGCATGACATGCAGCAGAAACTGCGTGGCGAAATGGAGAAGCGTAAAGATACCGAAGTGGCACTTGCCCAGCGTGACACCATCTTGCAAAATATCTTGGAAGCCAGCCCTGACTCTATTGGTATCTTCAACGAAAACATGGTCTATCAAGCGTGCAATAAGCCATTTGTGGCGGCGCTTGGTATCTCTGAGGTCAGTGACCTAGTGGGTAAACGCCTACAAGACGTAGTACCTAATAGTATGTATATGCGTATCTCAGACACTGATCATCAAGTGCTTCATCATGGTAAATCGTTACGCTATATCGATAAGGTTGTCTCTAGTGATGGAGAATACACTTGGTACGATGTAGTGAAATCACCGTTTAGAGATCCAGTATCAAGTACTAATGGTGTTTTGATCATGGCGCGTGATATCACCGAACGTTATCTCGCTGAGCAGAAGCTTGAAGAGGCCAACCTTGAGCTTGAACGTCTCAGCTTTATGGATAGTTTGACCCAAGTTTCCAACCGACGCCGCTTTGATGAACAGTTGTCGACACTGTGGCATTATCATGTGCGTGAGAAGTTGCCACTGACCATCATGCTGTGTGATATCGACTTCTTTAAAGGTTACAACGATTTTTACGGACACCAGCAAGGCGATGATGCTTTGATACAGGTTTCGCAGGCATTTAAGCAGGTGCTGAATCGTTCGTCTGATTGTGTGGCTCGTTATGGTGGTGAAGAGTTCGGCTTTATTTTGCCGAATACAACGACCGAAGGCGCTCAGCTGGTGGCACAGCGTATTCATGACGAAGTCCTTAAATTGGGACTGGCTCATGAGAAGTCGACGGTGTCTGAATTCATCACTGTGAGCATTGGTATTATCTCTTACATTCCTACACCGGATGATGAAATGGAGTCGGCAGTTGCCTTGGCTGATAGTGCGCTGTATCAAGCAAAATCAGATGGTCGCAACCGTTCAATGGTGCATCCATACTCAATTCGCTAA